The genomic window CTCCATCTCAGGTAGCAACACTGTTGGGAGTTAACTTCAGAGTTCACACACTGTAAAAATTAATCTGAAAACAAGATCAGGAATAACAAAGGAGGAAGACCCTTAAAACAATCacttaaatatataatattttggTTAAAATCCTGGCATAAATATGGTCCAGCTGAGTAACTCCTGACTACAGCTTTACCTATTTTTCTCCAGTGGAAACTGAGCTGTCCGCTCCTACCTCCTCAGAACTGATTAGTGTAAATGATCCTTAGTTGCGTTGGCAGGTAACACAACACAGATTATTATTCTGTGCTACAGGGGTTTGTGTGCACTCTTCCTGTGTCATGAATCATTAAACAGGTGACTGTAATTCATACAGACAGCTAGATTCTCAGGGTAACAGGGAGCCACCTGATGCTGAACGGAGACCAACTAGACTCCTGTATTTCAGAAACAAGACTTCGATTCCTAACACAAATATTCAAATACAGACTATAAATTATACATCTGTGTTCAAAGACTATATTATAATAAGTGTGTTATTCAAAGATTTATGgtttctatataaataaattcacaagATCTGTAAACCTGTAGTCCAATTATTGTCTTTTCCCACCTGTATCTCATTTCTGTGCCACAAATGTGTGCAAAAAACCAACAAGCATAAATCATACAATCTTATATACAATAGTGTGACAGAATTTAACTATAATGTTTTATTAgtacaactaaaaaaaaaaaaaaaagcacctgttGACCATTAATCTGAAAATCCTTGGCATAGTGTTGCAGTAGCCTATGGCAACTGGTTCTGTGTCAACAGAAATCTTGGACAGCTCCTGCGGACCAGGGCTACAACACCATTGGCTGGCTGAATCAATGACTTCCAAACTTCTTTATCTATTATGCATGTCAGTTCACCTTTAGTGTGTTCTTGGACTCATTCTCAGGTATATGCAGCTGGTCACTGGGAACAAAAGGACAAGCTCTCGTCTCGGTAAGTCTTATTTATCATACAAGTTTTGATTCCTTCCCTTACTGACTCAAATAAgctacattttatattttaaaaacctatGAGAACAGGCTGAATAGATGAGTAGACTACAAACAGCACAAATTAAGGGATTTAGATTTAAGggactattttttctttttttgctggtTATCGGGCTCAGAGCAAGCATTGGTTGAGTCAGCAATGGAGCTGATTGGATCAACTCTGACAGCCACTTATGCTCGGCCAAAGACCAGCCACTTCCTCCCTGCCATCTCCACCATGGCATCCAGCTATCGCAACCCTCAGACAGCCTTGGTGACGAACCCGGGTGCCAATCTGTGGAGAACCAGCAGCTATTACAAGAGCAGCAGCAGTCTCCCGTTGACCTCTCCCATGCAGCGAGAGGATTTTGATCTGGTTCGCGCCAAGACCACGATGTACCCCTCCAACAGGAGCATTCTGACAACCCGGTACACCCCCGATGACTGGTTCAAgtccaacaacaacaattacCGGGAGTCGGAGTCCTCCAGGAAAGGCGCAGAGCGACTGAGGAAGGACACCATCAGGTTAATGCAGGACAGAGAGCAGATCACCAGGCGAACACAGGAAAACACCAGCAAGAACATTGCAGAGAGGGTCAATGACATTGTTTTCTGGAGGTCTGAGCTGACCCATGAGATTGACAACATGGTGACAGAGATAGCAGCGCTCAGTGAGGTGAAAAGGAGGCTGGAGCGAGCCTTGGCTGAGACTGAGGGGCCCTTACAGGTAAGAATGAAGAGTGTTTTCCTttgagtctgtttgtttttggtctaaAAATCTCaatattgagatttttttttttattaaaacataaacaaactagTCAAATTATTATCGATTATAGTTATGATTCAAGTGTATCATAACTCAAGAAAGTCTGTTTCTGTGCTTCCCTGCTTTTGCCGagtcaaacttttattttggttacCATAGCACCCTGTTAGAGCGGCAATGGTCATTTGCGTCACATGAGGTACATCAACCTGATCTAGCTGAAGATCCGATGACACAAACACCTTGCTGGTCTAATATCATGTGGCAAAAGGTTTTCTTAGAGACTTCTCCAGGCAACGGAAACTGGAGCGTACCCCTGATGCATTACAACAAATACCCATTCAGGGACATAAACTATGCTTTATCTAAAGTACCTTAGCACCCCCTTTGTAAAGAGCTTATCTTACTTACTTTATTGTCCCCGAAGGGCAATTTGCTTTGCAAATATCTCTGTTAATGTTGCAAGAAAACTTAATGTTGACAATGTTAGATCCTAATCTCAGCTTCTTGTTGTCTCAATCATTTTGTCAATAGGTGTCTCAAGAGTGTTTGTACCACAGAGAGAAGCGGATGTCCATCGATCTGGTACATGACGATGTAGAAAAAGACTTAATAAAGGTAAAATAACAGCAGTATACACTCACCAACCACTTTAAAAGGCACACCTGTTCagttgcttgttaacacaaatggCTAATCAGaagaatgggcagactggtttgagatgaCAAAGGCAgcagtagctcaaataaccacttgttACAAACAACTTATGTAGGATACCGTCTCTGAACGCACAACACGTCCAACCTTGAACTAGACGGTCTacaacagtggtgtccaatcctggtcctggagggccactgtcctgcatgttttaggggTTTCTccgctttgacacacctgatctgaatgactgagtgattaccaggcttctgcagaacttgaagacctgctgacaagcagagaaacaactaaaacctgcaggatggtggccctccaggaccaggattggacaccactggtctacaGCAACAGAAAACCACTCCGGGCGCCACTcttgtcagctaagaacaggaaactgagtctaaaattcacacaggctcaccaaaattgaaCAGTAAGAGAAAATCATTGCATAGTCTGATGAGTCTGGATTCAGTGGACTCCATCAGCCTCCACAGTCACCTGATTTAATCCAATTGAGCACCTTTAGAATGTGATGGAACGGGAGATTtgcatcatggatgtgcagctgacaaatctgcagccaCTATGATGCTATCATGTCGATATGAactaaaatgccacaaaaaattAGGGTGGTTCTGACAGCAAAATGATGTCCAACCCAATATTAGCAAGGTGTACTTAAAGTGGCTGGTATGTCTTACTTATAAAACCAACCTCACTGCACATAAAAGTCATCATTTGCTTTCTATTTTTGCTAAAACAAGGAAGTAGAAGTTATAAAGTCGTGTCAGGAGAAGATGAGGCGCCATCTGGACAGAGCCATCGCACAGCTGGCGTAAGTCTTAAAAATTAAACACCAATGCATTTGTAGGTGCAAGCTTGTATTAGATGTACGTatgtattcatgttttttgaGGTGTTCCTCAGGGCAAACCGAGCAGCCCAGCACGAGCTGGAAAAAGACCTGAGTGATAAAGTGACAGCTCACAGGATTGACGACAAGTGTCACCATTTGAGAAACACATCGGATGGGATTGGCTTCTACAGAGGGATTGACAGAATAGACCATTCGTGAGTATACGATTAATTAGAAATGTTTCAATctcattaaattaaatatcaaaaacaTTCCTAAAAGCTGTCATAGTGCCTCCAGTTAAACtaactttaaatcttttaatgGTCTTTAACCTTTATGTTTTAGTCATGAGCATTTGtattaaatattcattaaaaaaagacttatgCCTCCTTCCTACTGCATACTTTATAAAGAGTCACAGACATATTGTCCCACTACAGTCAGTTGAACTGTTGTGCCTTCTATGTATAAgtgattttattaaataatgaaactagcattacttaaaagaatgcatattacTCACAATtttgcatgctaaagtttttaaaatagatCTTTTGCAATCTCTTAGCGCTCATAATATGTGTTAAGAATGACTCAACTACCACCATGCACTTAGAttttatcagaaataaaatttaaataaatatctagCCATTTTATGCTCTGTTGAACATAGATTAAGTAAAGCAGTTTGTTACCTGTTAAGATCTTTTCACTGCTACATTTTTGCCACAGCTCagcaaggtcaaaggtcacaacagtatttattttttgaattattaGAAAAGATTTACATCCTTACAGCGCTGTGAGTGACATTAGAACTGTTGGAAAGTAGATTTCACTGATAAATACGTACCTAgcatattttttgtaattaaagaacaaaaaataaaaacaccagaatGCGATGCATCACATTTGAAAGGTTTATCTCTGTTGCATCTGATAGTTGTTGAAAAAGTATTAAGGGATAAAAAGAAGGGCTGCAGGATGTTCAAAAAGACAGCCAGAATCTGAACATTGTGTCAATTTGATTCTTTCTGCCTTTTTGACAGAGTTTCTCTGCCGGACTCATGGTCCAAATTCACAGATGACAACATCCTGCGCTCCCAGAGCGAGCGTGCTGCCTCCCACAAGCTCAGAGACGAGATTGAAATCCTGCTGAGCAGCACATCCAGCGAAATGTGGAACCAGTTCAGCAACGTCAACGTGGCTTTTACCAACCGCATCTCTGAAACCTCCGATGCCAAGAACAGCCTGCAGGCACACCTGGCTAAGGTCTTCATCTCTTCTACAGGATCTATTTAATATATAAGAACTATTTTATTGCCCTTATTAAGGAGAGATTATGGGTTAAGTTATTTTCTTACCTTTTATACAGAAAGTATCTTTGCTACATCTTGAATTATCTGCAAATCTGATGTGCAGATTATATGAAATATCTTTACTGTGTGATCAATTATCTGTGGGAGACATTTGTCCTCTATTAGATTATACATGTTTATCTGTCCAAATATAGTATAAGTAATATATTGTCTATTTGTTGTCATATTTATTAATGAACCTTATTGTTCGGTGGTGAACTGCAACAAGTTATATTCCGAGTTATCCACACTGAGCGTTTTAACAGTAAGAGGAGCTGTAATATGGAGCGCGCTGCTCTTAATAAAGCTATTTTTATGTCAGCTGCAAAAAGTGATTCACTAGaattaaattacaataaagaaGCAGCTTTGGACAGAGCAACCCACTGAGCTGCACATTATCGATTTGAAGTCTGCAGCTTTGTACTTTTTACTCCTTCTCTGCCTCTACTTTGAAAAATTCCCAATTTTCTTCACATTGTTTCAAACAGTCTCctgaaaccaaacaataaatctgtcacattaaaaaaaaactactgctacgtgatttagatttttttttttgttctttcaacCAGACTCTGCAGGAGATCTTCCAGACTGAGATGCTGATTGAGTCTTTGAAGAGAGCTTTAAGAGACAAGGAGAGTCCTCTGAAAGTGGCCCAAACCAGGCTGGAGGAGAGGACACGAAGACCTAATATAGAGCTGTGCAGAGACAACCCACACCACAGGTAAACGGCCAGCCcagcacacaaaacacaccTAAAGGGATCAGTTAGAgagtaaatttaaatttaaacccaATCCATGATTTGTAGCTTAAACAATCAAGAcatcgaggcagatggccgcccatcctgtgcttggttctggttctgctggaggtttcttccagTTAAAAAGGAgtcatttgattttaaatatttttaggaaaaaactCAGAAGTTGTCAACAAATGACATCTCCAAGATCAGACAACaattttctgattaaatattGATATTAATTAAACTGCATACCAAACtcaatttgatttaattgtttgtttataaaactcaCACCGCTGGATATTTGTCAGCcaagcaaaacaaagactttaatgACCCTCAGGATGAAAGGGGcagagattaatctgcatgagAATTATGTCATCTCAATGCAGCCTCTAATTTCAAATGTTGCACAAAATTTGTAACTCAAAGTGACTGCCTACCTTTGCGTTTCTCTTGTCAGACTTGTGAGCGAGGTGAGAGAAATCGAGGATACTATCCGGAAACTTCAGGAGAGACTGATGGAGGCAGAAAACACTCTGCAGACTCTGGTCAGGACTAAAGTCACCCTGGAGCACGACCTGTCCATCAAGGGCCACTCTCTGTTCTTGGACCAGGACAGGTGCATGAGCATTCGCAAGAGCTTTCCCAGCATGCCCCGTCTGGTGGGCTACACCTAATTCAGGTCTCTGAGGATTGGAGGAAAAATCAGTCAAAGATATGAAACTTTGGTTTGTAGTGAGATTTATTTCACCAGTATTTTATGGTTTGAAAAGGTTATccttaaatctaaataaaaatatatcaagtctgtttctttgacttttttaaaaactaccaATGCACtgttcaaaatatgtttagatctgacatttttcacattatccacaactaaaataaatccatcagaaaaaaaggattcgtaaaaatcaaaatttagtAAAAGGTACAGTATGCACTTAACTGCACAGGTATTGATTTAATAAGTGAAACTTTTGATGatgatttatataaaacactgagTATTGTATATGTACAATACAATTAAGTATCATCTTGTATGTGACTGACAAGCAAAATCTTTTTATTCCATCAGTAAGTCGGCCAcaagttttaattcaaaaaaagtCATCATCTCATTTAGCTTTGACCCATTAGTTAGCAGCTCATTCTTGGTCCGATCAGCTGATTTTTgcaaaaattgctttttttttgtcatttattatcATTGAAGATGTGTTGTACTGTTGCTTTAACCTCACATAAAGCAGTAAAGCTGGGAATAACCCATCAGAGTGATCTTTGAGAAGCGTAATTGGGATCAGATTGTCACCATAGAGCTTATGGCTCCACGCCAACACCAACTATTTACATAGAGTGCAACAGTAACatgaattgtaaaaaaaaaaaaaaaaacccagcttcTTCTTTGTGGTCTCTCTTTAACGACTTGTGGGCCATTGCCTCACCCCATGGACAAATTGAAGAGCTTATAAAAAACTCACACCCATGCATATTTtcaatcatttcttttcattcactCCGGTTCTTTCCACAGACAACTCCTTTTAGAGCCTGTCTGAGaatctgaacacacacacacactgtaaacaGTACTATCACACCCTTTGGCCCAACCCCTTCACTATCACATTTCCTGAACAACCTTTGGATTCAGAGTGGAATGCAAATAAGCTCAAATCATCAATAAAATCATCACCTTGTTTTGTGCTACATTTATctccattttaaaattaaagctgatATTACAAGACagttctgttttctgaaaataactTTCATTTCGATTTAGATGTTATCATCTCAGTAAGCTGCAGAGCTCTGTCTGCTGTGCCAACAGAACAGTGTTTGATTACAACACTACAGAGTACAGCCTGGATCTCAGTGTTCGAGACGAGGTGGCAAACAGAATTCACACAGGAGTCTccaaagctgcagttttgtttcttaaatttaAACGTGCAAAAAGTCAAGCgacacattttctctcaaaaataGTTGCAAAGGCGTCttaaacccttctcaatttagtttctgcaaTTATAGCGCACCAGAGCTCTGGTTTGACATCTCCACGGATGCGCTCGTtagaacagaaaacatctgaggctaccATTAATATCCAGCTGCAGACTTAACGGCACTCTGAGGTTCCACCGTCCTGAAGCCCTGCCACTCCAAGGTCCACTCCGGTTCACACACcttccttatttttttccagtttattttatgcaaataatagtgcaaattacattttttaaataatatcagCAAAcattacctttatttttttcatatcgTACCAACATGTTTATTATCCCCTTTAAACTTCTGAAGCATTTTGTCTATAATATTCTCATAGGTCTAGTAGGGATGAATGAAAGACATTTACACAAGGTTTGAAATGCATGGAAGCAACAGTtttaacattacattttttgagCATGGAATGTTGTTCTGCGCATGAACTGAAGCACGAACGGTACGATTTCTGCATCAGCCAGGAAAAGGCCTGAGATTGGCTGAAGTCAGATACTTCTCAGAGCTGCAGCCCTGAACattcaggtttaaaaaatatgctGATGGAAAcgaataatcatttaaaaaacttgtttaaaccagtctgttttaaaagtgtactccagtacattaaaagataaaaatgggGGCAGCTGTTGAGGTGGATACAAAGCAAGCTGAGGCAGGTATAatgtgagaaagaaaacaatgtgatcagtctagaatacagttttgcaagctttgcacaaaaaaaggctCTGATTACCAAAAACTGGCTGCCCAAATGTGTCCACGCAGCTCGCTGGTTGAAAACACTCCGAACTGAGAGAGACTGCAgcagaacatttatttattatctcaTAATTGTGAGTTGTTaactagtttccaacagttgcagcctaATGAGAAACTGCTAAATAACAGGAGATCTACGCCATGTTTCAGGAATTCCTGAGACCGTTTTCTAGTTCATATCAAGAGACTCGCTGCTTTCACTACTTTCTGATTTGTGCttcaaaaatacacaacaaacagTGAAGTATGTGTCATGTTTCTCCTCCTACATGGGACATAAATACAGCTTTCTGTTTGACCTCCTGTAACGCCCCTACATATTGGGAATGTACTCTGAAATTCTCTCCGCAGTCCAAACATATTggcagtttatttttaaccccAGTTCTTGTTATAGGTTCCCTGTGCCCcgtgttattttatgtttcttacATACCGGCATAGCACACAGTAATGAAGAGCTGA from Kryptolebias marmoratus isolate JLee-2015 linkage group LG17, ASM164957v2, whole genome shotgun sequence includes these protein-coding regions:
- the tekt3 gene encoding tektin-3 — encoded protein: MQLVTGNKRTSSRLEQALVESAMELIGSTLTATYARPKTSHFLPAISTMASSYRNPQTALVTNPGANLWRTSSYYKSSSSLPLTSPMQREDFDLVRAKTTMYPSNRSILTTRYTPDDWFKSNNNNYRESESSRKGAERLRKDTIRLMQDREQITRRTQENTSKNIAERVNDIVFWRSELTHEIDNMVTEIAALSEVKRRLERALAETEGPLQVSQECLYHREKRMSIDLVHDDVEKDLIKEVEVIKSCQEKMRRHLDRAIAQLAANRAAQHELEKDLSDKVTAHRIDDKCHHLRNTSDGIGFYRGIDRIDHSVSLPDSWSKFTDDNILRSQSERAASHKLRDEIEILLSSTSSEMWNQFSNVNVAFTNRISETSDAKNSLQAHLAKTLQEIFQTEMLIESLKRALRDKESPLKVAQTRLEERTRRPNIELCRDNPHHRLVSEVREIEDTIRKLQERLMEAENTLQTLVRTKVTLEHDLSIKGHSLFLDQDRCMSIRKSFPSMPRLVGYT